A single Bacillus sp. OxB-1 DNA region contains:
- a CDS encoding DNA ligase D, with protein sequence MKPMLLTTSETIPAGKGWTYEAKYDGFRCILVWEPNGIMLFSRTGKVLNEKFPEVVDYCKQIQERLVAHLPLTLDGELVHLINPFKSEFSTVQARGRMRNEQVIQQHRKDFPCHYMVFDLVKYKGEDLTGLPLQKRKTKLRKLFGKIPSSESSQLQAVESFKDPKEVWERIIENLGEGIVAKRKSSTWSNEKRSPHWVKVKNWRLVNVIITQYDKMNGYFTGAVHRDGELVNVVTFLHGLSEEETDTLRKLFHENGHRTSETVWELAPSVCATIACISFDGRHLREPRFHSFDFEIEPGQIQWKLMLRQLSPLPPSFQMTHPDKPVWPELGLVKDDYLLYLQQAASFMLPFLKNRLLTVIRYPHGVPGERFYQKNAPDYTPEFIQTEWEEDIRYIVCQDGKSLLWLGNQLALEYHIPFRTIDTECPTEIVFDLDPPSVQEFSLAVEAALRMKAIFDRFQLTSFVKTSGGKGLQLYVPLPYNRFSYEETRVFTKFVCDFLCEQEPAWFTTERMKKKRGNKLYLDYVQHQEGKTIVAPYSPRGNEQGLVATPLRWEEVTSSLRPEQFPIPVVLERMKTIGNPFRNFRPVGEAQPFDAVLNELTSLLGRP encoded by the coding sequence GATGCTACTGACGACGTCCGAAACGATCCCTGCCGGAAAGGGTTGGACATATGAAGCTAAATATGACGGATTTCGCTGCATCCTTGTCTGGGAACCAAATGGTATCATGCTTTTTAGCAGAACCGGGAAAGTTCTAAATGAAAAGTTTCCGGAAGTAGTGGACTACTGCAAGCAAATCCAGGAACGGCTGGTCGCCCATCTTCCATTGACGTTAGACGGTGAACTCGTCCACTTGATCAATCCGTTCAAAAGCGAGTTCTCCACCGTGCAAGCAAGAGGACGAATGCGAAACGAACAGGTCATTCAGCAGCATAGGAAGGACTTCCCTTGTCATTACATGGTGTTCGATTTAGTGAAATATAAAGGGGAAGATCTAACAGGGCTTCCGTTGCAAAAACGGAAGACGAAACTGAGAAAGCTGTTCGGCAAAATCCCATCCAGCGAATCGAGTCAACTTCAAGCGGTTGAATCGTTCAAGGATCCGAAGGAAGTATGGGAACGGATCATCGAGAACTTGGGAGAAGGGATTGTCGCCAAACGTAAATCGAGTACATGGTCCAATGAAAAACGCTCACCCCATTGGGTGAAGGTGAAAAACTGGAGACTAGTCAACGTCATCATCACTCAATACGATAAAATGAACGGCTATTTCACAGGTGCGGTCCATCGAGACGGGGAATTGGTGAATGTGGTCACTTTCCTTCATGGACTATCAGAAGAAGAGACGGACACTTTGCGGAAACTTTTTCATGAAAATGGACATCGCACGTCAGAAACGGTGTGGGAGCTGGCTCCGTCCGTTTGTGCCACAATCGCCTGCATCAGTTTTGATGGAAGGCATTTGCGGGAACCGAGGTTTCACAGTTTTGATTTTGAAATCGAGCCGGGTCAAATTCAATGGAAACTTATGCTTCGCCAATTGTCCCCGCTTCCGCCATCCTTCCAAATGACCCATCCCGACAAACCGGTCTGGCCGGAACTCGGTCTCGTGAAAGACGACTATTTGCTTTACTTGCAACAGGCGGCTTCGTTCATGCTTCCGTTTTTAAAAAATCGGCTGCTGACCGTCATTCGATATCCGCATGGCGTACCGGGGGAACGCTTTTATCAGAAAAACGCCCCCGATTACACGCCGGAATTCATTCAAACCGAATGGGAAGAGGATATCCGATATATCGTTTGCCAGGATGGCAAGTCACTGCTTTGGCTTGGCAATCAACTGGCTCTCGAATACCATATCCCGTTTCGGACGATCGATACGGAGTGCCCGACAGAAATCGTCTTCGACTTGGATCCGCCTTCTGTTCAGGAGTTCAGCTTGGCGGTTGAAGCGGCGCTCCGGATGAAAGCGATTTTCGACCGGTTCCAGCTCACATCATTCGTCAAGACATCCGGCGGAAAAGGGTTGCAGCTGTATGTTCCACTGCCCTATAATCGATTCTCGTATGAGGAGACGAGGGTGTTCACGAAATTTGTCTGCGATTTTTTATGTGAGCAGGAGCCCGCCTGGTTCACGACGGAGAGAATGAAAAAGAAGCGTGGAAATAAATTATATTTGGACTATGTCCAGCATCAGGAAGGCAAGACGATCGTGGCGCCGTACTCGCCGCGAGGCAATGAGCAGGGGCTTGTTGCAACGCCGCTCCGCTGGGAAGAAGTGACATCTTCTCTCAGACCGGAGCAATTTCCGATCCCTGTCGTGTTGGAACGGATGAAGACCATCGGTAACCCGTTTCGGAATTTCCGTCCAGTCGGGGAGGCTCAGCCTTTCGACGCGGTATTGAACGAACTTACTTCGCTGCTGGGACGTCCATGA